One genomic window of Conexivisphaerales archaeon includes the following:
- a CDS encoding class I SAM-dependent methyltransferase, translating into MPEKQNFTDQTRLAASQLKELSKSIFSSLYPNYDRVVMYFTFFHDRKWKAYLLNRAKLKRGSMVLDIGIGTGILEDIVAAKSSPEFVGIDMSADMLKECMKKKISKVSDLIQADAEHLPFRNSSFGAVLSCYVVKYCRASEFVSQAFAVLKPGGILAFYDFARPMRRISLHYVYVCFILPLLGRISARTVKWISPTMKELPKVIMNSEWEATIRLFLRSSGFDTTVNELLSSKGARLVVAKKEAAMQQPHRF; encoded by the coding sequence TTGCCAGAAAAGCAGAACTTTACCGACCAAACCAGATTGGCAGCGTCTCAGCTTAAGGAGCTGTCAAAATCAATATTCTCTTCCCTTTACCCGAATTATGACAGAGTTGTGATGTACTTTACGTTCTTTCACGATAGAAAATGGAAGGCCTACCTGCTGAACAGGGCTAAGCTAAAACGAGGGAGCATGGTTCTTGATATAGGGATAGGTACTGGGATTCTTGAAGACATTGTTGCTGCTAAATCTTCTCCGGAATTCGTGGGGATAGATATGTCTGCAGATATGCTGAAGGAGTGCATGAAAAAGAAAATAAGCAAAGTGAGCGACCTGATTCAGGCTGACGCAGAGCACCTGCCCTTTAGAAACTCCTCCTTTGGTGCTGTTCTTTCATGTTATGTTGTAAAGTATTGCAGAGCTAGTGAGTTTGTCTCACAGGCTTTTGCAGTTCTGAAGCCTGGAGGCATTCTGGCCTTCTACGACTTCGCCAGACCGATGAGGCGAATTAGCCTGCATTACGTTTACGTCTGCTTCATCTTACCTTTACTGGGCCGCATATCTGCAAGGACAGTCAAGTGGATCAGCCCCACGATGAAGGAGCTGCCTAAGGTGATCATGAACTCAGAATGGGAAGCTACAATCCGCTTGTTTCTACGTTCATCAGGCTTTGATACAACAGTAAACGAGCTGTTATCTTCAAAAGGCGCAAGGCTGGTGGTGGCGAAGAAAGAAGCAGCTATGCAGCAGCCGCATCGTTTTTGA
- a CDS encoding MoxR family ATPase, with product MEAIEIETIEGRKLKEETLSEISKVVLGRDKEAEILLVALLAQGHAILEGAPGVSKTLLAKSFAKCLGLDFRRIQFTPDMLPLDILGGFIFNVKERMFEFRRGPVFTNLLLADEINRAPPKVQSALLESMQERQVTVEGYTEKLPEPFMVIATQNPLEYQGVYPLPEGQLDRFMVRIKLGYPDPKTEVRIIQRNLEQLDLHEIRQVANRDTVKRCEEFVGRVKVSDELLGYLAAMAENTRKDQRLELPASPRAVVQLAQAARAAAFLDGRDYVLPDDMKRMAKYVLPHRMRVSREYTLKGADLDTDRVVDELLNEVIPPR from the coding sequence TTGGAGGCGATTGAAATAGAAACAATCGAAGGGAGGAAACTGAAGGAAGAAACCTTATCAGAAATATCCAAGGTAGTTTTGGGTAGAGACAAGGAAGCGGAGATCCTTCTAGTCGCTTTACTGGCTCAAGGCCATGCAATACTTGAAGGTGCGCCTGGTGTTTCAAAGACGCTTCTCGCAAAATCGTTTGCAAAATGTCTTGGATTAGACTTCAGGAGAATACAGTTTACACCAGATATGTTACCTCTGGATATACTGGGAGGTTTTATCTTTAACGTGAAGGAAAGAATGTTTGAATTTAGAAGAGGACCTGTCTTCACCAACCTTCTGCTGGCAGACGAGATAAACAGAGCTCCCCCGAAGGTTCAGAGTGCTCTGCTCGAATCGATGCAGGAGAGGCAGGTTACTGTTGAAGGTTATACCGAAAAGCTTCCAGAACCGTTCATGGTTATTGCAACTCAAAACCCTCTAGAGTACCAAGGCGTATATCCGCTTCCTGAAGGTCAGCTTGACAGGTTCATGGTGAGGATCAAGCTAGGCTATCCAGACCCGAAGACAGAAGTAAGGATAATTCAGCGGAACCTGGAACAACTAGACCTGCATGAAATAAGGCAAGTTGCCAATAGAGATACTGTGAAGAGGTGCGAAGAGTTTGTGGGCAGAGTCAAGGTATCAGATGAGCTGTTGGGTTACTTAGCTGCTATGGCAGAAAATACGAGAAAAGACCAGAGGCTGGAACTCCCCGCAAGCCCAAGAGCTGTAGTTCAGCTCGCTCAGGCTGCAAGAGCAGCGGCCTTTCTTGACGGGAGAGATTATGTCCTTCCTGACGATATGAAGAGAATGGCCAAGTATGTTCTGCCGCACAGAATGAGGGTCTCAAGGGAATACACTCTGAAAGGTGCAGACCTTGACACTGATAGAGTTGTCGATGAGCTGCTTAACGAGGTGATACCGCCACGGTAA
- a CDS encoding LLM class flavin-dependent oxidoreductase — protein sequence MSTKIKFGLFDQLELPAGQDYETMLRQKFEIVRLADRLGCFDTFFSTERHFTRLSVNLSQSALLSALSQITSQIRLCALVYVLPIRNPLLLAEEIAMLDHITSGRLEVGFGSGISELELRYFGLSAERARLVSREAFDLLFKYFTSSSNEFSFTGRYFKYHNVPRLVKPLQKPHPPIWIPSRNRETMKWLGGLGLNTAWIFDSYETIKTAFDVYWKNFKPRNGMPKVGIVRHVFVAKSDETAIRTIKPALINYGRDERFLFGNRKKSYAKKRIGYEPFDLYAFEDPNYILSHEIAIAGSPKTVSEKIRKAISITGANYFIPYMDFGSMKHEDVQESLQLFSSEVYPDFSG from the coding sequence ATGAGCACTAAGATAAAGTTCGGGCTGTTTGACCAGCTCGAGCTACCAGCTGGACAAGATTACGAAACCATGCTCAGGCAGAAATTTGAGATTGTTAGATTAGCTGACAGGCTGGGATGTTTTGATACCTTCTTCAGCACAGAAAGACATTTCACAAGGCTGTCTGTCAATCTCTCACAGAGCGCGCTTCTGTCAGCACTGTCTCAGATCACATCACAAATCAGATTATGTGCTCTGGTTTACGTTCTACCGATAAGAAATCCACTGCTTCTCGCAGAAGAGATCGCTATGCTTGACCATATAACTTCTGGAAGGCTTGAAGTGGGATTCGGAAGCGGTATATCTGAACTTGAGCTTAGATATTTTGGACTTAGTGCTGAAAGAGCCAGGCTAGTAAGCAGAGAAGCCTTCGATCTTCTCTTCAAATATTTTACTTCTTCATCCAATGAATTCAGCTTCACTGGGAGGTATTTCAAGTATCACAACGTCCCAAGGCTGGTAAAGCCGCTTCAGAAACCCCATCCTCCTATTTGGATTCCGTCGCGCAACAGAGAGACTATGAAATGGTTGGGTGGGCTGGGGCTTAACACAGCTTGGATATTTGATTCATATGAAACAATCAAGACGGCATTTGATGTCTACTGGAAGAATTTCAAACCAAGAAACGGAATGCCCAAGGTCGGTATAGTCAGACATGTCTTTGTTGCGAAGTCTGACGAAACTGCAATCAGGACAATCAAACCAGCACTGATAAATTACGGAAGAGATGAGAGGTTTCTGTTCGGAAACAGAAAGAAGTCATACGCTAAGAAGAGAATAGGCTATGAGCCTTTTGACCTGTACGCCTTCGAAGACCCTAACTATATACTCAGCCATGAGATTGCGATAGCTGGCTCCCCCAAAACAGTATCAGAGAAGATAAGAAAGGCTATTAGCATAACGGGAGCAAACTATTTCATTCCTTACATGGACTTCGGCAGTATGAAACATGAAGATGTGCAGGAAAGTCTGCAGCTCTTCTCATCTGAGGTTTATCCTGATTTCAGTGGTTGA
- a CDS encoding TRC40/GET3/ArsA family transport-energizing ATPase: MRVIAYTGKGGVGKSVISSATALRCSEMGLKTLLMSSDPAHTLSDVFGVQIGAKETKIAENIWAVHIDPVDEAMRNYSTIMEYVVELFKVKDIDETVAYELANMPGSTGAAALLKAEDYDSKSSYDVLIMDMVPSGEALRLLYLPYLIGRFSRRLMKMIAPAANLGRMLEPITGMPLPSRNVIDKQVELLDKMEDVRRLLTDYSKTSVRLVMNPDTFSIMNAKRTYMQSGIYGINTDLAIVNKIMPDEVKDSYLSKMKRAQEENTRRVEADFQPLPVKRLKLYREELKGIELLEQASKDLFGDEDPSKIYYMGKPLQVINKRDGIELVMSANLPAKENIEVERIGDELIMHLQMDFGRSEVLIPLPAITFKYKLKGAKLINNSLHIVFGE, encoded by the coding sequence TTGAGGGTAATAGCTTACACAGGGAAGGGAGGCGTCGGCAAATCTGTCATCTCTTCTGCAACAGCCCTAAGATGCTCTGAGATGGGCTTGAAGACGCTTCTTATGTCCTCCGACCCTGCCCATACTCTTTCAGACGTCTTTGGAGTGCAAATAGGAGCGAAGGAGACCAAGATAGCTGAAAACATATGGGCGGTTCACATAGACCCTGTAGATGAAGCTATGAGAAATTATTCCACAATAATGGAGTATGTTGTGGAGCTCTTCAAGGTCAAAGACATAGACGAGACTGTAGCATACGAACTCGCAAATATGCCAGGTAGCACTGGAGCGGCAGCCCTTCTTAAAGCTGAGGATTACGATTCCAAGAGCAGTTATGATGTCCTTATCATGGACATGGTACCATCGGGCGAAGCGCTCAGGCTTCTCTATCTACCATACCTGATAGGAAGGTTCAGTAGGCGGCTGATGAAGATGATCGCTCCAGCAGCCAACCTTGGCAGGATGCTTGAACCGATAACAGGCATGCCTCTACCTTCCAGAAATGTGATAGACAAGCAGGTCGAGCTCCTGGATAAGATGGAGGATGTCAGAAGACTCCTAACCGACTACAGCAAGACAAGTGTAAGGCTGGTGATGAACCCTGACACTTTCAGCATTATGAATGCGAAAAGAACTTACATGCAGTCAGGAATCTATGGCATAAACACGGACTTGGCAATCGTGAACAAAATAATGCCCGATGAAGTGAAGGACTCATATCTTTCAAAGATGAAGCGTGCTCAGGAGGAAAATACTAGGAGGGTCGAGGCTGATTTTCAGCCTCTGCCCGTGAAGAGGTTGAAACTCTACAGAGAAGAGTTGAAGGGCATCGAGCTCTTGGAACAGGCTTCCAAGGACCTTTTCGGAGACGAAGACCCTTCTAAGATATACTATATGGGGAAGCCTTTGCAGGTGATCAACAAAAGAGACGGAATCGAGCTTGTCATGAGTGCGAACCTGCCTGCAAAGGAAAACATAGAAGTTGAGAGAATTGGAGATGAACTGATAATGCACCTGCAGATGGATTTTGGCCGTTCAGAAGTGCTTATCCCGCTACCAGCAATAACCTTCAAGTACAAACTAAAAGGAGCGAAGCTTATTAACAACAGTCTCCATATTGTCTTCGGTGAATAG
- a CDS encoding MFS transporter, with translation MPSKYTVLSVTTLGALMTALDSTIVYLAIPAMASYFNTGLGYLTLVIVVYLIATTSTMVPSGGMATRFGKKKLYLAGFATFTLSSLVIAFSPNVLTAIIFRAVEGVGGGIMGTVGIPILLSAFPSSEHGKAIGINSIAWSVGALVGPVLGGVLVSFDWRYIFLINIPIGIIAIMLGIGHIPADSGEKSTKVNIGNIVGFLLFIVPLTAGISFLNSFWLAAAGLLSPVFALSQIKTPLVPASLLRNRNYSLLLAATSLQALSFFAVSYAMSIYLQSDARLSPLTAGMVLAANPSASLITSPLGGYLYDRTRKGTIIMLSGLLLQGSCVLTLSYAILNTSVLSIFIILFLSGVGGTLFWTASTVLAVNEGGERNRSLASGTLFMLRNMALVIGLSSFPIFVAGSSAGISALFTLQGNLSLLHPVREYLVTIAALSYTSSLLILLYRLLGKSAEA, from the coding sequence GTGCCGTCCAAATACACCGTACTTTCGGTAACAACTTTGGGGGCTCTGATGACAGCGCTTGATTCCACGATAGTCTACCTTGCAATTCCTGCAATGGCTTCATACTTTAATACAGGCCTGGGATATCTGACACTTGTAATCGTAGTCTACCTCATTGCCACAACGTCAACGATGGTCCCGAGCGGAGGCATGGCAACAAGGTTTGGTAAGAAGAAACTGTATCTCGCAGGGTTTGCAACGTTCACATTATCATCGCTTGTAATAGCTTTCTCACCAAATGTACTGACTGCTATAATCTTCAGAGCAGTGGAAGGGGTGGGAGGAGGAATCATGGGCACAGTTGGCATACCTATACTGCTCAGCGCATTCCCAAGCAGCGAGCATGGCAAAGCAATAGGAATAAATTCGATAGCCTGGTCAGTAGGTGCGCTTGTAGGACCTGTTCTGGGAGGCGTGCTCGTATCCTTTGATTGGCGCTACATCTTCCTGATCAACATACCGATAGGAATCATAGCCATAATGCTTGGCATAGGGCATATACCTGCAGATTCAGGAGAAAAGTCGACAAAGGTAAACATCGGCAACATAGTCGGTTTTCTTCTCTTCATTGTCCCTCTCACAGCCGGAATATCTTTCCTAAACTCATTCTGGCTCGCAGCTGCCGGTCTGCTATCTCCTGTCTTTGCACTGAGCCAGATAAAGACTCCTCTTGTCCCTGCATCCCTCCTCAGGAACAGGAATTACTCGCTTCTTCTGGCCGCAACATCCCTTCAGGCCCTTTCCTTCTTCGCTGTAAGCTATGCGATGAGCATCTACCTGCAATCAGATGCAAGGCTATCTCCACTTACTGCTGGCATGGTGCTGGCAGCCAATCCTTCAGCTTCTCTCATTACAAGCCCTTTGGGTGGTTACCTGTACGACAGAACCAGAAAGGGGACTATCATCATGCTGAGTGGTCTGCTACTGCAGGGTAGCTGCGTTCTGACCCTCTCATACGCAATACTCAACACCTCAGTTTTATCCATCTTCATCATTCTGTTTCTGTCAGGAGTAGGAGGTACTCTCTTCTGGACTGCTTCAACAGTTCTGGCTGTTAACGAGGGAGGAGAAAGGAACAGGTCGCTGGCCAGCGGGACTCTGTTCATGCTGAGAAATATGGCTTTGGTGATAGGTTTATCCAGCTTCCCTATATTTGTAGCAGGGAGCAGCGCAGGGATATCAGCTCTTTTTACGTTGCAAGGTAATCTAAGTCTGCTTCATCCTGTCAGAGAGTACCTTGTTACAATTGCAGCTCTCTCATACACATCGTCCTTGCTGATACTGCTGTACAGACTTCTGGGCAAATCCGCAGAAGCCTAG
- a CDS encoding restriction endonuclease: MGRDLESEVSKMNWKEFELLADDIFSSYGMQTIRNYRLNKPRIEVDLIAIDEDFAFCVDCKHWRRTVGEATMLRIGDSQVRRARAVLRKFSSLKRVLPMVLTRYDEQLFVLSSGVPVVPISRLRGFLAEWEGYQDRMLVLER, translated from the coding sequence ATGGGCAGAGACCTGGAATCTGAAGTTTCGAAAATGAATTGGAAGGAGTTCGAGCTTCTCGCAGATGATATCTTTTCTTCATACGGAATGCAGACTATAAGAAATTATAGGCTGAATAAGCCAAGAATCGAGGTAGACCTGATAGCAATCGACGAAGATTTTGCTTTCTGTGTAGACTGCAAGCACTGGAGGAGAACAGTTGGTGAAGCTACCATGCTCAGAATCGGAGATTCACAAGTCAGGAGAGCTAGAGCAGTGCTTAGGAAGTTTTCTTCGTTGAAAAGGGTTCTCCCTATGGTCTTGACTAGATATGATGAACAGTTGTTTGTTCTTTCGAGCGGCGTGCCTGTTGTGCCGATATCAAGGTTGAGAGGTTTTCTGGCAGAGTGGGAAGGTTATCAGGACAGAATGCTTGTTCTCGAAAGGTGA
- a CDS encoding MFS transporter has product MFNEITKNARYITFGRMITSVGFSATIPFLAIYLAVQRDAPLFLIGIMYLLQGLASLASQVIAGYVSDFWGPKRTLAAGYLFGLASSFYMAFLLVINASVPVIVFTYPLFSLLRGFSMPAQAALLAEEKTDSITNFSLLAMASNLGFAVGPALGGVLVSYTGYPFLFVFSGLTSLLTFLTTYKLNEATYHLQREKHSPVPDRNVIFFILICVLGYVVIGQDIQPFALYAGYFLGVSSLVVGYLFSFSGLLIVALQLPVMRLLRRFGSHNVILLSSVVAALSFILLFYTSNSIHLFVSMAVITLSEILFVVPSQIWITRAAPQTRKGSYQGYYSATATAGRSMASWLGSTLQGSSLGPRGSWIAMLILSALMFLLTWVHKNKKRAEG; this is encoded by the coding sequence ATGTTCAATGAAATAACAAAGAATGCGCGCTACATCACTTTTGGCAGGATGATAACGTCTGTAGGCTTCTCTGCAACGATACCTTTTCTTGCAATATACCTAGCTGTACAGCGTGACGCACCTCTTTTCCTCATAGGTATCATGTATCTTCTGCAAGGTCTAGCTTCGCTTGCTTCGCAGGTAATAGCTGGGTATGTGTCTGATTTCTGGGGACCAAAGAGGACTTTAGCAGCAGGCTATCTGTTCGGATTAGCTTCTTCGTTCTACATGGCATTCCTGCTTGTGATAAACGCATCCGTGCCTGTCATAGTATTCACATATCCACTCTTCTCTCTGCTCAGAGGATTCTCAATGCCTGCGCAGGCTGCGCTTCTGGCAGAGGAGAAGACGGATTCTATTACAAACTTTTCTCTGCTTGCAATGGCATCGAATCTGGGTTTCGCGGTGGGTCCTGCACTTGGAGGGGTACTTGTGTCTTACACAGGTTACCCGTTTCTCTTCGTCTTCAGTGGGTTAACCTCTCTCCTTACGTTCTTGACAACATACAAGCTGAATGAGGCGACATACCACCTGCAGAGGGAGAAGCATAGCCCAGTTCCTGACAGAAACGTCATATTCTTCATATTGATCTGCGTTTTGGGTTACGTCGTTATAGGCCAAGACATACAGCCTTTCGCTCTCTATGCCGGTTACTTTCTGGGTGTGAGCAGTTTAGTCGTGGGCTACCTGTTTTCTTTCAGCGGATTGCTAATAGTAGCTTTGCAACTGCCAGTCATGAGGCTGCTCAGAAGGTTTGGTTCACATAACGTGATTCTGCTTTCATCTGTTGTTGCTGCTCTGTCTTTCATCTTGCTCTTCTATACTTCAAACAGCATTCATTTATTTGTCTCGATGGCAGTGATCACCCTTTCCGAAATACTCTTCGTCGTTCCATCGCAAATCTGGATCACAAGGGCAGCACCTCAAACAAGAAAAGGCTCTTATCAGGGTTATTATTCTGCAACTGCAACTGCTGGTAGGTCTATGGCCTCTTGGCTAGGTTCTACTTTACAGGGCTCTTCACTTGGGCCTCGTGGCTCGTGGATAGCAATGCTCATTTTGTCAGCTCTGATGTTTCTTCTCACTTGGGTGCATAAGAATAAAAAAAGGGCAGAAGGCTGA
- a CDS encoding adenine phosphoribosyltransferase, translated as MVSLRRDARTKGLNSLSLYPHKRLNKPFNESLGLRIANPEELKKLIRQLPDYPVKGVIFLDITPVFKNAEAMKYVIDEQSKLFRKGEIDLVAGVEARGFIVGAPLAYRLGVGFVPIRKPGKLPWKKKKVTYQLEYGEEAVEIHIDAVEKGQKVLLVDDLLATGGTARAAASLIEELGGRVAGISFIVELEHLRGREKLTGYKVHSLVRYRKGDGVLV; from the coding sequence ATGGTCTCTCTGCGCAGAGACGCCAGAACCAAGGGATTAAATTCTTTGAGCCTTTATCCACACAAACGGCTAAATAAACCATTCAACGAGTCCTTGGGGTTGAGGATAGCTAATCCTGAAGAACTAAAAAAGTTGATACGCCAACTGCCTGACTATCCTGTTAAAGGAGTTATCTTCCTAGACATAACACCTGTCTTCAAGAATGCCGAAGCTATGAAGTATGTGATCGATGAACAGTCCAAGCTATTCAGGAAGGGAGAGATAGACCTAGTCGCAGGAGTAGAAGCAAGGGGGTTTATAGTAGGTGCACCCCTGGCATACAGGCTTGGAGTAGGGTTTGTACCCATCCGTAAGCCAGGAAAGCTACCATGGAAGAAGAAGAAAGTAACGTACCAGCTTGAATATGGGGAAGAAGCGGTGGAGATCCATATAGACGCAGTGGAAAAAGGTCAGAAAGTGCTTCTCGTCGACGACCTATTGGCTACAGGCGGAACTGCAAGAGCAGCAGCTTCGTTGATAGAAGAACTGGGCGGCAGAGTAGCTGGTATATCGTTTATAGTCGAGCTTGAGCATCTGAGGGGAAGAGAAAAGTTGACAGGCTATAAGGTGCATAGCTTGGTAAGATACAGAAAGGGCGACGGTGTGCTTGTCTGA
- a CDS encoding SAM-dependent chlorinase/fluorinase: MIGILTDFGEEDHYVFQMKSVIKGINPEAEIYDITHSVEKYDIWDGSFLLQQATKFVPAGTILIGVVDPGVATSRKAIAIKTGTCTLIGPDNGLLYEAANSNRIEEIRQITSEKIILRRGSTFDGRDVFAPAAAHLSLGLDFSEIGPKVNRIERFTFPAPDYFRSRINATVLHVDHFGNAILNVIGKDFRSWARGKKEFYIRVANTEWMARLSPSYAEMKDLGLVEGSTGYMEISSYRKGAPKEMHKGETVIILK; encoded by the coding sequence ATGATAGGAATTCTCACCGATTTTGGAGAAGAGGATCACTACGTCTTCCAGATGAAATCAGTTATCAAGGGAATAAACCCTGAAGCCGAAATATATGACATAACCCACAGTGTTGAGAAGTACGACATCTGGGATGGTTCCTTTCTGCTGCAGCAAGCTACAAAGTTCGTCCCGGCTGGTACCATCCTGATAGGAGTGGTAGACCCTGGAGTAGCCACAAGCAGGAAAGCTATAGCCATCAAAACAGGAACCTGCACATTGATAGGCCCTGATAACGGGCTGCTTTACGAAGCTGCCAACAGCAATCGGATTGAAGAAATCAGACAGATAACCTCTGAAAAGATAATACTCAGGAGAGGGAGTACTTTCGACGGAAGGGATGTATTCGCTCCTGCAGCGGCCCATCTCTCGCTCGGATTGGATTTTTCGGAAATTGGACCAAAGGTTAACAGAATAGAAAGGTTTACCTTTCCTGCCCCTGATTACTTCAGGAGCAGAATTAACGCAACTGTGTTGCATGTTGACCACTTTGGAAACGCAATACTGAACGTCATTGGTAAGGACTTTAGAAGCTGGGCTCGAGGTAAAAAAGAGTTTTACATAAGAGTGGCTAACACAGAATGGATGGCTCGATTATCACCATCTTATGCAGAGATGAAGGATTTGGGATTGGTGGAAGGAAGCACTGGCTACATGGAGATTTCTTCTTATCGGAAAGGTGCTCCCAAAGAAATGCATAAGGGAGAGACTGTCATTATACTGAAATAG
- a CDS encoding APC family permease, producing the protein MAEQKQPTVFVRESTGLVKRVSMLDAIALNISNMSAGAALGIIGFTMVAVNVSGVNLAIGSIIAFLISIPQIVVYSMMTSRVSRTGGDYVWVSRAFGGFFGSSLSFMGYTLETLAYLALITLSAVFAIGSVGLFFGNSSFLGLALPGDIQGSQPLYQFLLGAAIFAILIAINIFKPKVGYKLVSVLTVFGIITLLLAIFTLLAYGHQGVVNYMNSLGNSNLTYSKVAASYKGTSFDLNNTIFMLPFFAIFVYPWLNAAPAVASEIKGRTSVRWNVPISAIVVFVLVTSAFATLYYVGGLPFVNAALSNPTLVFDYSFNFWTLAMGVTNVTALQALIGLGWIVWNLSILAYGIIVFSRYVFAQAFDRFLPTRLAYISPKYGSPVNAHAMDLIITIFLVGAAAFLYGSLQSLFAAVIASMIYFFFIGISAVIYAARNEKGDSRAALMIAGVAMSAVFLFLISQFLENPTVWGSPASFFGIPGYLFAYGYAAGSFIAGAIIYLASKNYHKSRGINIDLAYKEIPPD; encoded by the coding sequence ATGGCTGAACAAAAACAGCCAACAGTATTCGTGAGGGAATCGACAGGGCTTGTAAAGAGGGTTTCAATGCTTGATGCAATAGCTCTCAACATAAGCAACATGTCCGCAGGTGCAGCTCTGGGTATAATCGGGTTCACTATGGTCGCGGTAAACGTAAGCGGGGTAAACCTCGCAATAGGTTCGATTATAGCTTTCCTCATCTCCATTCCTCAGATAGTAGTGTACTCAATGATGACCTCAAGGGTTTCCAGGACTGGAGGAGATTATGTATGGGTCAGCAGGGCGTTCGGGGGTTTCTTTGGAAGTTCTCTCTCCTTCATGGGCTATACTCTTGAAACTCTAGCATACCTTGCTCTGATAACCCTATCAGCCGTCTTTGCCATCGGTTCAGTTGGATTGTTCTTTGGGAACTCGAGTTTCCTAGGACTAGCACTTCCTGGCGATATACAGGGCTCTCAACCACTCTATCAATTCTTACTAGGGGCGGCGATATTCGCCATACTGATAGCAATCAACATATTCAAACCAAAGGTGGGGTACAAGCTTGTTTCTGTTCTGACTGTCTTCGGAATCATTACTCTGCTCCTCGCAATATTCACCCTTCTGGCATACGGTCATCAGGGTGTAGTCAACTATATGAATTCTCTCGGTAACTCCAACCTGACTTATTCCAAAGTTGCAGCAAGCTACAAAGGTACTTCCTTCGACCTGAACAACACTATTTTCATGCTCCCGTTCTTCGCTATATTCGTCTATCCATGGCTGAACGCAGCACCAGCTGTAGCTTCAGAGATCAAGGGAAGAACATCTGTGAGATGGAATGTGCCTATTTCTGCCATAGTTGTTTTTGTCTTAGTAACATCAGCCTTCGCCACACTTTACTACGTTGGTGGCTTACCATTCGTGAACGCGGCTCTTTCCAATCCGACTCTGGTCTTTGATTATTCGTTCAATTTCTGGACTCTTGCAATGGGGGTCACAAACGTTACAGCACTTCAGGCACTTATAGGCCTTGGGTGGATCGTCTGGAATCTTTCAATTCTTGCATACGGTATAATAGTCTTTTCTAGGTATGTCTTCGCACAGGCGTTTGACAGGTTCCTACCAACCAGACTTGCGTACATCAGTCCCAAGTATGGTTCACCAGTAAATGCACATGCAATGGACCTGATCATAACAATCTTTCTTGTAGGTGCGGCAGCATTTCTCTACGGCAGCCTTCAATCCTTATTCGCAGCTGTGATAGCATCAATGATATACTTCTTCTTCATCGGTATATCTGCAGTAATCTACGCTGCCAGAAACGAAAAAGGCGACTCCAGAGCGGCACTAATGATAGCAGGAGTGGCCATGAGTGCAGTCTTTCTGTTCCTGATTTCCCAGTTCCTTGAAAATCCAACAGTATGGGGTTCACCGGCATCTTTCTTCGGTATTCCAGGCTACCTATTTGCTTATGGTTACGCTGCAGGTTCATTCATCGCTGGAGCAATAATCTACCTTGCTTCAAAGAACTATCACAAGTCAAGAGGAATAAATATAGACCTAGCTTACAAGGAGATTCCCCCAGACTAG